The DNA sequence actcccggattggccttttcagccacactagacgctgtgccagaaccaccatccagagcgcgataccatagtctttcgagactgaaggttgccaaatactaaaaacataagaacagccccactggatcaggccataggcccatctagtccagcttcctgtatctcacagcagccaaccaaatgctccagggagcacacaagacaacaagagacctcattctggcactcACTTGACGCTGCTCTGTAGGCTGCTTTCTCTGGACGTTTCTCTGCAGAGACAAAACCAAAAAATCAGAGCTGGGAGGGACCTGCAGAGACCATCCAATCTGAATTTCCAGAGCTGGACTTTGTAGGCTCATCATACAAGGATTATTTAGCCACTGAATGTAGAGAACGTGGCTTCTGATGCATGTGGGGGAATCTAGATGGCTATCAGGCATTTCCTAGGCCAGTGctttccaacctttaggaacccgtGGACCAGTCTGattcaaagaggcaaagaaggaaggcccatagccatggagacagaccagggacagaatgcacttgctccctgtgtggaagggattgtcactcccgaattggccttttcagccacactagacgctgttccagaaccaccattcagagctcgataccagagtctttcgaggctgaagtttgccaacaaacaACATAAAGAGTAGATGGTATTCTTTACCATTCAATGcacaattccatgcagaatgcaatgaaacaaactgcattgaaatgtctctattctatcaaaagttatagccaaaaagccagtgggggcgggatgatgggagatcaccatgcccactgccaagGGTTGCAAGTCATATTAGGTATGTGGAAGTAAGTTAAGGTCTGGGCATTCAGcagtatgtggaagctcttggttttagaggcaggctgtctctgattgccagattcaggggagggcaccaggacaaaggttgtgcctgttgtcttttgtgctccctggggcatttggtgggccactgtgagatacaggtagctggactagatgggcctttggcctgatccagcagggcttctgttTTTATGTACTTAGCCACATCACAGTCTGGGCCAGTCTGGTCTTCATCCTTTCTCATACCATGATCCCaaagaaataaagtatgagacccaCTGCCCATTAAGTATTAGACCCACTGACAGTCAGCAGCTGAGTTACAATAGACCACTGGGAGGTGACTAAAATGGGAATAACCACTTAGCGGCCCACTAAGGGTAAAAAGGGTTGtatgttttcacagattttggtgttttacaaaggcagaagtgcagaaagcagttacctgtttttattccaaactataaatcataatcactttaaaagcgtTCTAGGTAGTTGATACAGGTAGTttagtgtcagcagatggagccacagttattacccatccacctcccccttaaataatcaaaaccaaataaaactcttTTTATGGCAGATTATTTGTGGTTAGCTCAGAAATCTCCATGAAAGGCTGAAGCTAACAGGTGAGCTAAACTGAGGCTAACTGAGGTCGCCATGAGGCCACCTGGACCTCCAAGAGAAGCTGTGGGTCAAGGTGTATCCCCAACCTGCaaatcatgttgtttttgactctGGTCCATGCAAAACGCAGAGTCCAGCTCAACGGGTCTTTCTTCCCTCTGCCTGTCCTGGCGGTTTGCCCAGCAGTGAGTCAAACACtatctttccttttcatcattagctgttcctttctattcagatctggcctcagaaaaataatgtagcatttggggaaaaagaggcagcccagcagcccggcgctggaggccaggatggagaagacctgcacggccaccgtgtgcttccccttcgtgctcaggtaggcgggcacaaaggccacccagacgctgcagaagaccagcatgctgaaggtgagcaacttggcctcgttgaaggccccgggcagccgcctggccaggaaggcccctgtgaaGCAGATGGCGGCCAGGAAACCCAGGAAGCCCAAAGCGCCATAGAACAGGGTGACGGACCCCGCATTGCACTGCAGGATGATTTGGCCGGGCTGGGAGTGCCTGTcggagtctgggaagggtggagagattcCCAGCCAGGCGGTGCAGAGACCGAGCTGGACAGCGGAGCAGGAGAGGATGATGGCGTTGGccaagcccttccccagccacctctgcaccctgcttcctggtttggtggccatgaaggccaacacgacggtgatggttttggccaagacagaggagagggccagggagaagatgatgctgaaggccgtttggtggaggaggcaggtcaccctccttggccggccgatgaacagaaaggaggacaaaaaggagagcaggagggaagcAAGAAGGACGTAGGAGAGgtcccggttgttggccttgactactgGAGTCTCCCGGTGCTTGATGAAGGCTCCTAACACAAAACCCGTGGTTAGGGAGAAGAGGAGGGCGAAAGATGCCAGAAGGGCCCCCAGATAGTCTTCGTAGGACAGGAAAGTTATGGCCTTGGGGACACACTGAGTCTgggccttgtttggatgctggtcttctggacacttgtcgcaatgatctgcatctgaaacaAAAAGTGTCATTTAATCTGCCTTACATCCCATAatagtctgtcagcccaatcaactcccccccccccaccggtacagccatgccagaaGCACCCACAATGTATCTAgcttgagcgggggggggggggggagtccaatAACTCTGCCCTCTCTTCGCTCCCCCCTccggccccattcctccctgcccttaccccgctcccccctcccagtggctgacctgctccagcaggcgtcagcgacacacacaggaaggctccagccttcccacaggtgcTCTGGCCATGCGCTACTCGGCGCACCAGCAGTCACCAgaggaacacacattctgctgggccCAGGACTGAGCCTCGTGTCTGACTTCATTCCACGAACACTGTTGCGGGTGAGCACTTCTGCAAGAGACTTCAACTGATCCAGGCTGGGGGAGTCCTTGGCTTCCGACAACGTGcagtggagagaagggagggtgACATTCCGTGGAAGGAGACAGGACTGAAGTGCAGAGAGGCAGGTTCAATTGTCACCAGTGACTGAAAGCGACCCTCAGGACTGGGATCAGGGCTGGTCTGTGCATGTCAACCGAGGCAGTCACTCTAGACACAGCTGGGCAGGGGTCAccagctctgcctccccctccttccattcCCGGGAttgagaagcaggaaggaaatggaagaggaatgcGGAGGAGCGAACAACAGAGAAGACACTGAAgctccccactctcctctcctcccgctGCAGGGCCTGGAAAAGGCAGGGGCAAGTGGGGCTGCAGAGGACCACACAGAGGGTGGGGCATCCGGTGGGAGGGCAGCACTCggcaggctgcctcagaggcTGGGGGTCCGGGCTGGCCCTGGTCTGGAGCACAAAGCACTGGGGATGGACGGACAGGCAGAGGCAGGTTGACGTACTGGCCAAAGAGAACCCAACCAACCTCCTACTGCCGTGTCACTTATTTAGGAAGGTTTCGCGGACAGACAGTAATGCAGTTTGAACCACAGGGAGAGCCTGCAGCTGGCTGTGTCCAGTCCTGCCCCCActtctcccccccacctgcagacaCAGTTTACTGTCCAGAGTAATTTCTCACTAAGTATTTTGTGAGATAAATGATGGCTGTTAAAGGAAGACAAAGCATGAAGGGCTCTGACTTAAGGAATGTCTGGACACCTCCACAGAATGGGTCTGAGTCAACCTTTGCCCCACTCCTCACGAACAGCCCATCGCTCTGGAgccccccaccttcctgggaggagacggtcccttctgcgcaccgagcacacgcgtagcagcacagcggccttccttcctgaatcagcTTGCTGTGTCCCGGGAGGCAGCTGGCGGTGCACCTCGACTGAGGCAGGGTCTAAGCAGGAAGACAAGGCGCATCAAGGAGAatctgtgtggtgggggagcagtttgTTTGTAGCATTGAGTCACACAGTTGGGAAGACCCAACAGGACCTTGAGTCTTATGTTAGCAGGCACCCCAAGACAGTTCTTGAGGGTAGAGCTTGGGGGAAGAATTGGGAAAAGacccctccctgatcctcatgGTGATGCTGCACTCCAAATCCCAGCACTCCCAGAAGTTTCACAAAGACATTCGGCAGCATGGGCTCCTGACAAGGTGGGATCCTGTGGGACTCAGGAGGTCAAAGGACagagccccagtgctgccacATGCAGACCACACTCCAGCAAGTGTGGaaccagcaccacacactgcCCCCAACCACAGAGTGGCCATGTGGTCCCGAAAAACGTCAAAGCTGGTGGTGCTGAATTCCACTGCAGAACACACTTGCCCACCCAGATTCTGCTGTGGGTTGTCCTCCAAGGCCACTCAGGCAGTTTCACTCCACAACCCAAACTGCAACAGGACTGATATGGGTCTAAGACTTCCTTAAAGAAATTCTACCCTGTCAAAAtaggaggctcttccacttgctgcaggtcagcttctccagctgccatTTTAAGTCACTGACTGCAACCTCAGGACCCTCCTCcatgttttgcattggggtttAGTTGTGGCTGCCCCAGCCATGTTTAGCCCTGTTTGGTGCCACCAGAACCCGCATTTGTTGCCTGCCCATCACACACTGCTCCTGCCTTTGCTCTATTCCTGCTGTCAGGAGTTTTGTCTTGTAAAATatgtgggcaggaaaaggactctCAGGTTTTGAATCTTGAGATGAGGCATCTAATATTTTATTAGATGTTTGAAATCATGGATTTCCCCACCTGGTTGAACCATCCAGACCACACAATGGAGCCCTGGTCTATGGTGACGTGGAGGCCTGGTGGGCTGTGTCGTCTTGCCAGGCTCCCAAATGTCACTCTGACAACAGACTTGTTGGGAAAAACCACCCAGTTTACAATGTCAAAGTCGGCTGCCAGATCCCCGTCCCCATCCAGATAAACGCCGTCCAGGGAAGTGTTGTAGACCCCAAAGTTCCGCAGGAAAGGATGGAGCTGACACAAAAGAGAAACATCAGAGGTCAGGGAACCGTGTTGGGTATTTCACAGAGATTGAATCTCCTATGAGTCAGGGACGATGCCAATTTTCTGATTGGTTGGTTTGTCTAACCCCCATTTTCTATTCTGCTGCCCAGAGGCAGATCAATCCCACTTGCCCTCCTCCAGGTACGCCTCTGCCTTGAATCGTGAGTCAGTCCAGGTGAGACACAGGCAACTTGATCACCGCAACTCACCACGTGGTAACAGAGCAGCCCCAACGTGGCATTTGCTGAATCCCATGAGGGGAGGGAGTTTGGGCATGCTGAGGCCTCTTTGGcagaagggaaaatttgttcccctccttcagggtaagcccccactgtctccatgggtcaactcggacctgtgttagcaatatcactggtgcatgacCGCCTTGACAGGTGAAGGGAAATTGGGTCTAGAAAgtgcttcctgttctgcccatctatttgttccaccctcttctcaactccctcccaacccctgtgcagccttacctgcaccagcagtcatccagggttgagtgttgggagagttaggatagacaaagaaaatatttctttacccagcgtgtaattagtctgtggaactccttgccacaagaagtagtgatggcttcATGCCtgtatgcctttaagaggggattggacaaatttttggaggagaatctcattacgggttacaagtcatagtaggtctgtgcaagctcttggttttagaggcaggctgcctgccagatgcaggggagggcaacgggatgcaggttgtgcctgttgtcttgtgtgctccctgggcatttgctgggccactgtgagatacaggaagctggactagatgggcctttggcctgatccagcagggctcttctgatgtgctTATAAAGAGGAGTTTTTCAAGGTgttctctttctgtctggcttTGGTAGTGGCCTGGACTCAACCACCAGTTTCCCTAGTAAACAGAGGGTAGCGGAGAACAGGGGCATTGAACTTTTAGCTCTCCACAAGGCACAGCTATGccctgcccagccccccccccccatttttccttcaCAGAGGCATGTGAATGTTTTGCTCCAGTGTGAAAT is a window from the Tiliqua scincoides isolate rTilSci1 chromosome 2, rTilSci1.hap2, whole genome shotgun sequence genome containing:
- the LOC136639207 gene encoding vomeronasal type-2 receptor 26-like yields the protein MVTCAEDSVGKAGTRNWLILSFLFATEKINRDPRLLPNVTLGYNIYNTYSDARVTSDALVDLLSTGQTRVPNYSCGRQRRLLAVLEGAEADLSSHISAMLTAYKIPQVSYAFRAHVLNDRTRSPFFYRTVPKEPQYVGVVGLLLHFQWSWVALIAPDTNNGERFIRTLTPLLTQRGICVAYSQSFSGIITGWTRCRERPQPLPWDVMERTLALNSYAIHSAVQAMAQALHAASSSRLRRRVVEAGGSLEVPRVQAWQLHPFLRNFGVYNTSLDGVYLDGDGDLAADFDIVNWVVFPNKSVVRVTFGSLARRHSPPGLHVTIDQGSIVWSGWFNQALQREERRVGSFSVFSVVRSSAFLFHFLPASQSREWKEGEAELSCLLPRNVTLPSLHCTLSEAKDSPSLDQLKSLAEVLTRNSVRGMKSDTRLSPGPSRMCVPLVTADHCDKCPEDQHPNKAQTQCVPKAITFLSYEDYLGALLASFALLFSLTTGFVLGAFIKHRETPVVKANNRDLSYVLLASLLLSFLSSFLFIGRPRRVTCLLHQTAFSIIFSLALSSVLAKTITVVLAFMATKPGSRVQRWLGKGLANAIILSCSAVQLGLCTAWLGISPPFPDSDRHSQPGQIILQCNAGSVTLFYGALGFLGFLAAICFTGAFLARRLPGAFNEAKLLTFSMLRNVQRKQPTEQRQRPCGANLSRGERGSLPAGTKAAGAEGESQTRPTGVSRDAAAAHQHLRARFRNSFERARTAGTPADAAC